The following coding sequences are from one Plasmodium knowlesi strain H genome assembly, chromosome: 9 window:
- a CDS encoding BEACH domain-containing protein, putative — protein sequence MDKSPARCFNLLFLEEDEEYMDDMMITMRRRQLGETKQFGATQQLGSTQQLGSIQQLGSTQQLGSTQQLGSTQQLGSTQQLGSTQQLVVTRGRLRLCSKSLVFEPHSLEHPVLKFPFKKMENVKVGPVGNEIIIKVSEVIRMKTIVHDRKTRCTSQFTYDRKNRRMVNVMNNLYNEYYEEIRYIDNENIDEKIPLFEGILNNFDENEVESSSPVVSASNTSIRASLNSGGVGCGGSSFVYFFQCDSTPNGAKKLKGVYDIMVRIKIAMVVHEKQMEILIKEKKKKQDEMVNVGGGREEEEGPLPMYTQRESRQENGSFGTSPISQNHMRNESGSSKPLHSVKEIHLDKYIERMMEKLTENIKFDISSIGLHEKIITNRMEGYWVFKISPLLRTKGLLNITNKFIYFQANPNFTNKKEKKWKTESILHVFKRIIIMKPNALEIIFDHDSKSKYSSLYVEFINFSDREQIISVLKKINPHSFFIQENKDFVYAIQKKWEIGAISNYEYIDFINCLAGRSRKDFSQYPVFPWILCDYAREELDLNDDSMFRNLKKPVGCLNTERLNSLIEKMQDHDYFYGSHYSTLAYVVYFLIRLHPECQLKLQSGKFDTLSRIFLSIEGTFNTALNANSSFIELIPEFYEDNDNFLKNILSISSNEGNIHDVILPRWCSSSKDFLIKMKNALESNYANKNINEWINLIFGYKQSGQIAKENFNLFHPLTYMHTILNEKLSGASCKYHRERMREEEENEFERNFNEKIKSLITTMPSKALKTQLHEFGQCPFQIFKEHHVCRKSSVTFKYNENIKNSPWYYSPVFNQVLRDLYFKRKRRKVLKRRRRLLSRSALETGINVSEQNDNDEDDVEDETDDEDEEEDDDDDDYEDDDEEDEDIDDVEESYRDDEGADLPDGDGEKPAQNNLRGKNKRRGIEDRTPLVEERTNTKYTRKREPKMEGHGEYLKKHQWKLHRSDHIPCVVKGVAHNQSNVCFVCNNGFIKIISHNDLIKSEMKNNNNLISLKIGDENFSCVASAKGNYLIGTSNGNVVLLNPQSILKVNEDGASVKVPSPKGSPQFDSGGQADATGLIDVGALSDDSSFQPSDSNHSLLSSFDDVFEYESYMGAKRSKGKERRKDFLGSANIYNQMITRKLHNDTVNSMSFSDSYLATGSSDETVQLLSVERDFQSLQIYDNFTESVKLVELKNKLLFTQADGFKLFDIRVPRKKLHLGNLNGKRNNPGSVHGASGKMVAKGGSNALGSGRFFHLYDNEQVRRFYKSIQKVYEQSYITVNYMSPQYLFDKKMKKNMSQTFLKNSNNIIYSSLINDHTIVSLDKHSNLYFYDIRGENWINALSTRSIESRSKSSFLITASFDDRQQLCAVNTVGDIFFESIHFGNHFDNPFDNPFEEGDENTTTGLSRTNVFNSPCSINPSYISFINHLDCFGDLGVDNEGGNENGSCNYILFTGDDGKMEIHTRGANGI from the coding sequence ATGGATAAGTCGCCCGCGAGGTGCTTCAATTTGCTTTTCCTGGAGGAGGATGAGGAGTACATGGATGACATGATGATCACGATGCGGAGGAGGCAGTTGGGAGAGACAAAACAGTTCGGCGCGACACAACAGTTGGGATCAACACAACAGTTGGGATCAATACAACAGTTGGGATCAACACAACAGTTGGGATCAACACAACAGTTGGGATCAACACAACAGTTGGGATCAACACAACAGTTGGGATCAACACAACAGTTGGTGGTCACCCGGGGGAGGTTGCGACTATGCTCGAAGTCGTTAGTGTTTGAGCCACACAGCCTGGAACACCCCGTTTTGAAattcccctttaagaaaatggaaaacgtGAAGGTTGGACCCGTAGGAAATGAAATCATAATCAAGGTATCTGAAGTTATAAGGATGAAAACGATTGTGCATGACAGGAAGACGAGGTGCACATCGCAGTTCACCTACGATCGGAAGAATAGGCGCATGGTTAACGTGATGAACAATCTGTACAACGAGTATTACGAGGAGATCCGATATATTGATAATGAAAACATAGATGAGAAAATTCCTCTGTTTGAGGGGATACTGAACAACTTTGATGAAAACGAAGTGGAGTCTTCCTCCCCAGTGGTTAGCGCGTCCAACACCAGTATCCGAGCATCTCTTAACAGTGGAGGTGTCGGATGTGGTGGAAGTTCCTTCGTGTACTTCTTCCAATGCGACAGCACGCCAAACGGTGCGAAGAAACTGAAGGGAGTGTATGACATAATggtaaggataaaaattgcCATGGTGGTGCACGAGAAGCAGATGGAGATActcataaaggaaaagaagaagaaacaggaTGAAATGGTAAACGTGGGAGGagggagagaagaagaggaaggccCCCTTCCCATGTACACCCAGAGGGAAAGTAGACAGGAAAATGGATCATTTGGGACCAGTCCCATATCGCAAAACCATATGCGCAACGAAAGCGGGTCGTCAAAACCCTTACACAGCGTGAAAGAAATACACCTGGACAAGTACATCGAAAGGATGATGGAGAAACTtacagaaaatataaaattcgATATAAGTAGTATTGGTCTAcacgaaaaaattattaccaaCCGAATGGAAGGATACTGggtttttaaaatatctcCTCTGCTCAGAACAAAAGGGTTGTTAAATATAACAAACAAGTTCATATACTTTCAAGCAAATCCAAACttcacaaataaaaaggagaagaaatggaaaacggAATCTATCCTTCATGTATTTAAgagaataataataatgaagcCAAATGCATTGGAAATTATATTCGACCATGACAGTAAAAGCAAGTACAGCTCCCTGTACGTGGAGTTTATCAACTTTTCTGATAGAGAGCAAATAATTTCagtccttaaaaaaataaatcctcactctttttttattcaagaaaataaagattTTGTCTATGCAATACAGAAGAAGTGGGAGATAGGGGCTATATCCAATTATGAATATATTGATTTCATTAATTGCCTCGCTGGACGAAGTAGGAAAGATTTTTCACAGTATCCTGTGTTTCCGTGGATCCTTTGTGATTACGCAAGGGAAGAACTAGATCTGAATGATGATTCCATGTTTAGGAATTTGAAAAAGCCAGTAGGTTGTTTGAACACAGAGAGATTAAATTCGTTAATAGAGAAAATGCAAGACCATGATTATTTTTACGGGTCGCACTACTCTACATTGGCATATGTTGTGTATTTCTTAATTCGCTTGCATCCTGAATGTCAGTTAAAACttcaaagtggaaaattcGACACTCTCTCAAGAATTTTCCTCTCCATTGAAGGAACCTTCAATACTGCTCTGAATGCAAATTCGTCTTTCATCGAACTCATTCCAGAATTTTATGAAGACAATGATAATTTCTTAAAAAACATACTTAGCATTAGCTCTAACGAGGGAAATATACATGATGTTATTTTACCCAGATGGTGTTCGTCTTCGAaggattttttaattaaaatgaaaaatgcttTGGAGAGTAATTATGCAAATAAGAATATCAACGAATggattaatttaatttttggaTACAAGCAGAGCGGGCAAATTGCCAAGGAGAACTTCAATCTGTTCCATCCTCTCACGTACATGCATACCATCTTAAATGAAAAACTCTCCGGTGCTAGTTGTAAATATCATCGTGAAAGAATGcgagaagaggaggaaaatgaattTGAGAGGAACTTTAATGAGAAAATTAAGTCTCTCATTACAACTATGCCTTCCAAGGCGTTGAAAACACAGTTGCATGAATTTGGACAATGCCCCTTCCAGATTTTTAAGGAACACCACGTTTGTAGGAAATCCTCCGTTACGTTCAAGTACAATGAGAACATTAAGAACTCCCCCTGGTACTACTCCCCCGTGTTCAATCAGGTTCTGCGCGATTTGTACTTTAAGCGAAAGCGCAGAAAAGTTTTGAAGAGACGCAGAAGGCTACTCAGTCGCAGCGCTCTGGAAACGGGGATCAACGTAAGTGAACAAAACGACAACGACGAAGATGACGTGGAGGATGAAAcggatgatgaggatgaggaggaggatgacgatGACGATGATTATGAAGATGACGACGAGGAGGACGAAGATATTGATGATGTGGAGGAGAGCTACCGTGATGATGAGGGAGCCGATCTCCCTGATGGAGATGGGGAAAAGCCCGCGCAGAATAACCTCCGAGGCAAGAACAAACGACGAGGTATCGAGGACAGGACTCCCCTTGTGGAGGAAAGAACGAACACCAAGTACACACGAAAGAGGGAGCCAAAAATGGAAGGCCATGGAGAGTATTTGAAAAAGCACCAGTGGAAACTACATAGAAGTGACCACATCCCCTGCGTTGTCAAAGGGGTTGCACATAACCAATCAAATGTCTGCTTCGTCTGCAATAATGGATTCATAAAAATAATCAGTCACAATGATCTAATTAAGAGCGAAAtgaagaacaacaacaatttGATTTCGTTAAAAATTGGCGATGAGAACTTCTCCTGCGTTGCCAGTGCAAAGGGTAACTACCTCATAGGCACTTCCAACGGAAACGTTGTCCTTTTAAATCCACAGAGCATTTTGAAGGTCAACGAAGATGGTGCGTCAGTTAAGGTTCCATCGCCTAAGGGTAGTCCACAGTTCGATTCGGGGGGCCAAGCAGATGCCACCGGCCTGATAGATGTTGGCGCCTTGTCAGACGATTCTAGCTTCCAGCCTAGCGACTCCAACCACTCTCTGCTATCCTCCTTCGATGACGTTTTTGAGTATGAATCATACATGGGGGCAAAGAGGagcaaagggaaagaaaggagaaaagattTTCTCGGCAGTGCAAACATTTACAACCAAATGATCACGAGGAAGTTGCATAACGATACGGTGAACAGTATGAGTTTTTCCGATAGTTACCTCGCAACAGGGTCGTCAGACGAAACGGTACAACTGTTAAGTGTTGAGAGGGATTTCCAAAGTTTACAGATATATGACAATTTTACGGAATCTGTCAAATTAGTGGAGCTAAAAAATAAGTTGTTATTCACTCAGGCGGATGGATTTAAACTCTTCGATATACGTGTTCCTCGGAAGAAGCTTCATTTGGGTAATCTGAACGGGAAGAGGAACAACCCCGGCAGTGTGCATGGGGCAAGCGGGAAAATGGTagcaaagggggggagtaaTGCACTAGGGTCTGGAAGGTTCTTTCATCTCTACGACAATGAACAAGTGAGGCGTTTCTATAAAAGCATCCAGAAGGTGTACGAGCAAAGTTACATTACCGTAAATTATATGAGCCCACAATATTTATTTgacaagaaaatgaaaaaaaatatgagtcaaacttttttaaaaaattcaaacaaTATTATTTACTCGTCCCTTATCAATGATCATACCATCGTTAGTTTAGACAAACATAGCaacttatatttttatgacATTAGAGGGGAGAACTGGATTAATGCTCTTTCGACCAGATCAATAGAATCCAGAAGTAAAAGCAGTTTCCTCATCACAGCTAGCTTTGACGACAGGCAACAGTTATGTGCAGTTAATACTGTAGGAGATATCTTTTTTGAGTCTATACATTTTGGGAACCATTTTGACAACCCTTTTGACAACCCTTTTGAGGAGGGGGATGAAAATACTACAACAGGTCTTTCCAGGACGAATGTTTTCAACTCCCCATGTTCCATCAATCCGTCATACATTTCGTTTATCAATCACCTTGACTGTTTCGGAGACTTGGGTGTAGATAATGAGGGAGGCAATGAAAATGGCTCCTGCAATTATATTTTGTTTACGGGGGATGACGGGAAGATGGAGATACACACAAGGGGTGCGAACGGTATATAA